Proteins co-encoded in one Natronorubrum daqingense genomic window:
- the coxB gene encoding cytochrome c oxidase subunit II yields the protein MEVQTRVDVFESIFQVFLALGTLVGVVVIAYTMYNAYKYRDTDDAETDDSLPTLGELPTGGKGGKKLFLSFGISAIIVISLVVWTYAMLLYVENPEDDFDEDPIEIDVEGDNFAWYYEYENGVEATNTMNVPADHPVAIEVTGGDVWHTFGVTDLRVKADAIPGEYDETWFIAEEAGEEHEVECFELCGDQHSDMVGSVQVMEEDEFDDWLDDQLNVDITLETEDEEPVEEGTYEITLEHQEEDFVYDEDDGEYDNGTITFEDIEQGGEYELTIEFEDDEYEPIEDSINLNGPENISETLEDPDAEDDDADDEEDEEADDEADDDDEDGGEN from the coding sequence ATGGAAGTGCAGACGCGCGTCGACGTGTTCGAGAGCATCTTTCAGGTGTTTCTTGCACTCGGGACGCTCGTCGGTGTCGTCGTTATCGCATACACAATGTACAACGCGTACAAGTATCGTGATACCGACGACGCGGAAACCGACGATTCTCTGCCAACACTCGGGGAGTTACCGACAGGAGGAAAGGGCGGCAAGAAACTGTTCCTATCGTTCGGTATCAGTGCAATCATCGTCATTTCGCTGGTTGTCTGGACGTACGCGATGCTGTTGTACGTCGAGAATCCAGAGGACGACTTCGACGAAGATCCAATCGAGATCGACGTCGAAGGTGACAACTTTGCCTGGTACTACGAGTACGAAAACGGCGTCGAAGCGACCAACACCATGAACGTCCCTGCCGATCACCCAGTCGCAATCGAGGTGACTGGCGGTGACGTCTGGCACACGTTCGGCGTCACGGACTTACGGGTGAAAGCTGACGCAATCCCCGGTGAGTACGACGAAACGTGGTTCATCGCAGAGGAAGCCGGTGAGGAACACGAAGTCGAGTGTTTCGAACTCTGTGGTGACCAACACTCCGATATGGTCGGCAGCGTGCAGGTCATGGAAGAAGACGAATTCGACGATTGGCTCGACGACCAACTGAACGTCGATATTACCCTCGAAACCGAGGATGAAGAGCCAGTCGAAGAAGGAACCTACGAAATCACCCTCGAGCACCAGGAAGAAGACTTCGTCTACGACGAAGACGATGGTGAGTACGACAACGGAACGATCACCTTCGAAGATATCGAGCAAGGTGGCGAGTACGAGCTGACCATCGAATTCGAGGACGACGAGTACGAACCGATCGAAGACTCGATCAACCTCAACGGTCCGGAGAACATCTCTGAGACGCTCGAGGATCCGGATGCAGAAGACGATGATGCGGATGACGAAGAAGATGAAGAAGCTGACGACGAAGCGGATGACGACGACGAAGACGGAGGTGAGAACTAA
- a CDS encoding cbb3-type cytochrome c oxidase subunit I translates to MGDLPPMTSVKRWLVTTNHKDVGILYMVTALFFLLFGGILALIFRAHLWEAGGTGLLSGNEFNQAVSAHGLLMVFWFLSPIASGFANYFVPLQIGAKDLAFPRLNALSYWFYLFSGILIALSFFQGGTYAGGWTMYAPLNVPTYTPAMEATAGGNATVLALLMFVFSITLGTINFLVTIHRSRAEGLGLWNMPMFTWSWLLTVWMMLFAFAALLAALLLLTLDRLFLTQYFMTDQGSGLLWAHLFWFFGHPEVYIVFFPALGIMFETFQTFCGRRLVGRKWVIVAMVLVAVQSFLVWMHHMFLTTINLEITTLMMATTIGISLPFDLMVFALIYTMVKGRVRFTTPFLFSLGALVLFILGGITGVFLGAVVLDYEFRGTYWVVAHFHYVMVSGVTALVAGLYYWWPKITGKMYSETLGKLNFAVYFIGFNLLYFPMFLAWETPRRVFAFSEGLEIYHQVATVGAFILGASFLIMFYTFAKSWISGPEAPDNPWEFSRTAEWAIPSPPPLENWGGRPSYASGRLEFVEDSKAATDGGVATGHDAAAATETSHEEEHADHASIWPLGIGFGTFVFFLGLTGLTPYMIEFAENRGFEEAAMEADPNIMYPVLIVAGLAILAYTLFKFGVEQFDAPEMAIAERWPFEAVGNTKLGVWIFLASDVVVFGAAIGAFIFMRLHMGWGSWETVPFASWPGLLNTYVLLTSSFTVIMALVFAERQNKKGLLGAMTATLLLGLTFMGVKAYEYSVKFAEGDYWWNGVEYSIYFVTTGLHALHVILGLLIAIFMIYRIMSIDAYLEDHRPVEFFGLYWHFVDIVWVFLFPLFYLM, encoded by the coding sequence ATGGGTGATCTCCCTCCAATGACGTCCGTCAAACGGTGGTTAGTCACGACGAACCACAAGGACGTCGGGATCCTCTATATGGTAACAGCGCTGTTCTTCCTGTTATTCGGCGGGATCCTCGCGTTGATCTTCCGTGCACACCTTTGGGAGGCAGGCGGTACAGGACTCCTCTCGGGTAACGAGTTCAACCAGGCCGTCTCGGCCCACGGGCTGTTGATGGTGTTCTGGTTCCTCTCACCGATCGCATCCGGGTTCGCGAACTATTTCGTTCCGCTTCAGATCGGTGCGAAAGACCTCGCGTTCCCACGACTGAATGCCTTGAGTTACTGGTTTTACCTGTTCTCAGGGATCCTCATCGCACTGTCGTTCTTCCAGGGCGGAACGTACGCCGGTGGCTGGACGATGTACGCGCCACTGAACGTGCCAACGTACACCCCGGCGATGGAAGCGACAGCCGGTGGCAACGCGACGGTTCTCGCGTTGTTGATGTTCGTCTTTTCGATCACCCTCGGGACGATTAACTTCCTCGTCACGATCCATCGTTCTCGCGCGGAGGGTCTCGGCCTCTGGAACATGCCGATGTTCACCTGGTCGTGGCTGCTTACGGTCTGGATGATGCTGTTCGCGTTCGCAGCGTTGCTTGCAGCATTACTCCTGTTGACGCTTGATCGGCTGTTCCTGACACAGTACTTCATGACCGATCAGGGGTCGGGCCTGCTGTGGGCACACCTGTTCTGGTTCTTCGGCCACCCGGAGGTGTACATCGTCTTCTTCCCCGCACTGGGGATCATGTTCGAGACGTTCCAGACCTTCTGTGGTCGACGTCTCGTCGGTCGAAAATGGGTTATCGTTGCAATGGTGCTCGTGGCCGTCCAGTCGTTCCTCGTCTGGATGCACCACATGTTCCTGACGACGATCAACCTCGAGATTACGACCTTGATGATGGCGACAACCATCGGGATCTCGTTACCGTTCGACCTGATGGTCTTCGCGCTAATCTACACGATGGTCAAGGGGCGCGTGCGTTTCACGACGCCGTTCCTGTTCAGCCTCGGTGCACTCGTCTTGTTCATCCTGGGCGGAATCACCGGCGTCTTCCTCGGTGCCGTCGTGCTCGACTACGAGTTCCGTGGCACCTACTGGGTCGTCGCTCACTTCCACTACGTGATGGTTTCGGGTGTGACCGCGTTGGTCGCTGGCCTCTACTACTGGTGGCCTAAAATCACCGGGAAGATGTACTCCGAAACCCTCGGAAAGCTCAACTTCGCAGTGTACTTCATCGGGTTCAATCTGCTTTACTTCCCGATGTTCCTCGCCTGGGAGACGCCCCGACGTGTCTTCGCATTCAGCGAGGGCTTGGAGATCTACCATCAGGTTGCGACCGTCGGTGCGTTTATCCTCGGCGCGTCGTTCCTGATCATGTTCTACACGTTCGCGAAGAGCTGGATTTCGGGGCCCGAAGCACCCGACAATCCCTGGGAGTTCTCCCGAACTGCCGAATGGGCGATTCCATCGCCACCACCACTCGAGAACTGGGGCGGACGACCGAGCTACGCCAGTGGTCGCCTCGAGTTCGTCGAGGACTCGAAAGCGGCAACCGACGGCGGTGTCGCGACCGGCCACGATGCTGCGGCGGCAACTGAGACGAGTCACGAAGAAGAACACGCAGACCACGCCAGTATCTGGCCACTCGGCATTGGCTTTGGTACCTTCGTGTTCTTCCTCGGTCTAACCGGCCTCACGCCGTACATGATCGAGTTCGCGGAGAATCGTGGATTCGAAGAAGCCGCGATGGAGGCCGACCCGAACATCATGTACCCGGTCCTCATCGTCGCTGGACTGGCGATCCTCGCGTACACGTTGTTCAAGTTCGGTGTCGAGCAGTTCGATGCGCCCGAGATGGCGATTGCCGAACGCTGGCCGTTCGAAGCCGTCGGGAACACGAAACTCGGTGTCTGGATCTTCCTGGCGTCGGACGTCGTCGTCTTCGGGGCAGCGATCGGCGCGTTCATCTTCATGCGCCTGCACATGGGCTGGGGCAGCTGGGAGACCGTTCCGTTCGCCTCCTGGCCTGGCCTGCTCAACACCTATGTGTTGCTCACCTCGAGCTTCACGGTCATCATGGCCCTCGTCTTTGCAGAGCGCCAGAATAAGAAGGGGCTTCTCGGCGCGATGACCGCTACGCTCCTCCTCGGGCTGACGTTCATGGGCGTCAAAGCCTACGAGTACAGCGTCAAGTTCGCCGAAGGCGATTACTGGTGGAACGGAGTCGAGTACTCCATCTACTTCGTCACCACCGGCCTGCACGCACTACACGTGATCCTCGGGCTTCTGATCGCGATCTTCATGATCTACCGGATCATGAGTATCGACGCCTACCTCGAGGACCATCGGCCCGTG